The Elaeis guineensis isolate ETL-2024a chromosome 5, EG11, whole genome shotgun sequence DNA segment GTAGTTTCCCATGAATCAAACAAGCACTTGATGTCCCATTGACACCATAAAAAGAGTTATCCTCGCACCGACCGAGGACTAGTGCAAACTGCCACACACTCATATGTAAGGGTGGCAAGAGAAGACACCCATCAAATTGCCTCTTATTCTTCCACCCTCCTATCGATGACATAAACGAGAAGGTATCCAagcaaaagcaagaaaaaaacaaAGGCCAGGGGGTGGTGTGAAAGGGATAATATAATGGAAAGGTGCAGCTAGCAAGGCTATAAAGGGGAAGGTGAAGATGATAAAAAAAGATGAAGTGGGCTGCCCACAAATTGGTGGTATCCACGTCACGGTGCCCAGTCTTTTGGCTACTCCGCACTTCCATGGATCCATCTCCACTGGCCCCTGTACTCCTCTCGccaccctttctcttctccctttgtGTTTTCTTTTCGAGGAGCCTCCTTGGGGCCGTACAGAGCCAGGTAGTGCGTCAACATCTTCGTGACACCACCTTTCCTTCGCTAAGATTTCCAGAAGCTCGCGCACTGACCACTCTGCGTTGCTGGATAATGATAAAAAGCCATTTCTCACGTAAGATGAGTGAAGAATTCAACTACCAAGAGAGCAACATGACATGATTAGAATCTAATGGCTCGAAGAGAAGCAGGCACCTTCTGCTTCACCTTCGCTGTCGAAGCTGATATGGATGGGTGAACAGCATTGAACACTGCCACCATGGCTCAGCAAATAGAGCTCCCAGGGCAGGTGTGTGGACTTGGATTGGATTTTGTTATTGGAGGCATCACATCAATCTGATAAGAGACTTAAATTTTTGATGCGAGGATCTAATTTCAGTACAACATTTTGTACAATGCACGGATGAGGTGCGTTGTGATGGAAGCCATCATGGCCATGATTCTTACGTCGTTCTCATGTCCGTGAGAGAGAGATTAAGTGGAGAGAACTGTACATAGTGTTGCGTTTCAATGCTCCATGTCAAACAGCGTGGCGACGTTAATTGGAGGCCCCCTTAATTTCTTCCTCGAGGCTTAGATAAGCTAGGCCTGTCCAATTCTGATGCTGATACTACCACCAGTAAATGAGGAATGTCTATATGGTCACAGTAGGCCCAGAAGAAAGTTCTCTTTCATTATCCATGTATAtccatataagaaagagcacTCCACTAGGAAAATTTGTGCCGTCGCTCTCTGCCTCAAAAGCTAATGATCAGTAAATGAGCACCAATGAGAGGCTGCCAAGATTTTTTTCCCACATCGTTTGAATCTTTTCCTCCAAATAGCATAACTATTCTATTGTCGACCGAAGTAATTACTTGGTTACTAGTGTAAGCACGTTGCCTTACTGTGGCTATCGGCCACCACCCTGGTTTGAACCTGAGACCTCCCAGCCAGAAAGGTGCCAATATTTAACCCAGAGATTGACCCTCATACCAAGAGGACTGCAGGGAAACTTGAAAAAGATTTTCCTCCATTGTAAAATATTGGCTGGATGTCGCTTATTAGCGAGGTCGAATTTAAATGAGGGTTTTCGACTCTCAAAGCAGACAGTGACTTCAGAGTGTGAAATCAGAAATTTTGACAGCAAGCTAAGAACTGCTCAAATCTACTACGTACAACTGAACAGCGTTGAGTGAATTGGGTTAGGTTAACCTTCTTTCTTTATAGCTTAGTTGCAAAATGTGCTTGTCACGGTAAGTGGGGCAGTCATTATCACTTGGCCAACCAAAGATGACCTCAGGTATTACCTATGGACAATCAACACTTTCCTGCGGTTGCCTCATGTTTTCCTCCTCTTAAGGCCCACAAAACCGTATCCAGCCTAGGTACTCAAGATTGGATTCTATTACACTATTGGCATATATATGTTACTCTAAATGAACTTCCACCTTTCTTCACCCTTTTCTCTAATATGAACTCACAACTTGAGCACTTTCTTGTTCAGACAAAAATGAATGTCAGCTAGATTGTCAATTTTATTGCGGGATATATCATACCGATCTAGATGGATATTTCAATAGGATCTGTCTGAAAATTTCGTAGGAATTAGATTTCTCGGTCGATATATTTAGCTTACATTTTCTAAGAGACTACCTAAATCTAACTTAGATTCTAGCTTTCAAGTGGTAGGAAGAAAAGAATATCTAtagagatctttttttttttttcctttcccaaGCATTTGCGTTGAATGGATTTTAGTTGATATAAGATTATGTTTAATTGAACAGTCCAATCCataaattttatagaattttttgTTCAATTTTATAGGAATAGCTAAACAGATCCTAAATGTTAACTCTTTCCTGTCCAATAAAGAAAAGCTAATATTTTAGATTTTCTAAATTTTCTACGGCATGTGTGTTTAACTGGCAcataagaaaaatttgaaaaaaaggaaaggagaaaaaaatatttgagtgGAGATCGGTGCATTATGTGCACTACCCATCATGTAATGGACAGCCGCATGCGGCTGCGCATGACTTACGTTCATGTGTGGCCATCCATCGCATGATGAATGGTGCACATGATACACCGTGTCATGCGGTGCACCGCAGGTGATCCGCGCTCCAAGTACTTGGGTCCTCGCGCGCAGTAATTGTTTGAGTCCTCCAAGGCGTACGAACTCTCAAGGACACGGATGGCCCAGAACCAAGGAGAATTAAACCTTATGTGTCCATTTCATCACCCACAACTCAGTACCGGGCTACTAAACTTGTACCCTGGAGTACTACTAATCACGGGACATTAACAAGGATATCTCATGTCATAAAGGCCTAAGTGATGtccaagattaaaaaaatttagcatgACATCACGGGCCACGTTGGTGGTGCCTATAAAAGGAGTGGAGCGGGCACCAAAGCTATCAAACTATTCCGCATCAGGAAGTGGTGTGGTAGCTGGCCAAAAAGAAGAGCTTTGGAAGGCATTGCgaagaaaggggagaagagaagggagaggtAAGGTGATGGTGAAAGAAGAAACCAGAAAGGGCCCCTGGACGGAGCAGGAAGACCTCCAACTTGTATGGTTTGTGGGGTTGTTTGGTGAACGACGTTGGGATTTTTTGGCAAAGGTATCAGGTTTGCGCGGTGGCGGGTGCTAGGTAGGATTACTTGGGCCATAGGGGAAGGTAGCGGAAGTTACTGGTTTAACCTGTGTGGTTTCATTTTGTAGGTCTCAATAGAACAGGAAAGAGTTGCAGGCTGCGTTGGGTTAACTACCTTCACCCCGGTCTCAAACGCGGCCGCATGACTCCTCAGGAGCAACACCTTGTGCTTgaactccatgccaaatgggGCAATAGGTTTGATCCACTCATATAAATACCTCCACTTCAGCTCTTCCTACAAATCAGATTTCTTAATTctctttaatttattttgattgatttaggtgaaatttactttttttattttttctaaaaaaaaaaaggactgctACTATACGCTCTACCATACGCTTCACGTGTGCTTCGGTAGCTGTATATCCATTGAAATGATTTGTGTACGCTCGAAACATATGATCGGTGGTGGTGGTTTGCTGCTGCTTGAATTCTTAATATATAGACTAGGTTTGCTTGCAGATGGTCTCTTATTGCTCGGAAGCTACCGGGCCGCACCGATAATGAGATTAAGAACTACTGGAGGACCCATATGAGAAAGAAAGCACAAGAAGGGAAGAGAAGCGCATCCTCTCTATCGCCTTCATCGTCGTCGTCGAGTAACCTTTCCTCCTCTCTCAGTGATCCTCCATTGGAAGAAATTGACGTCGAGAAGCACGAGCGGGATGGTATGATAGAAGGTACCTCTGTCATGACCGTGACTGGATTGGAGGAGAATGGCGAAGGTGTGAAGGGTTATCCCATGGACCAGATTTGGAATGACATCGCTACGTCAGAGCTGGTCAGTGACCTGAGCTTCGAGGGATACAAGGATGAAGCTGGCGATTTTTCATGCCCCCCGGTATCCTCTCCTATTTGGGACTACTGTTCGGACTCACTTTGGAAGATAGATGACGACGAGTTCAAAACGTTCGCTCCCATGGCAGACAACACGATCAGGGAATCCTAGGAAGGACCACCAAGCTCACCTCTAGCTCTTTGTACCCCGGTCCGTAATAGTAAAACGTTTAATAGGTTAGTATCATCTATCTTGTAAGATTTTAGTATGATCATAAATAGAACCTGTTGTTGTATGTGACATCATCTCATGTGCTACTCCATATATGGCAAGTACCCCGTTAGCACTGTAACAGTTTATCTCCCTGTTTAATTGCTATATGATAGGGTTTCTTATTAAACCGTTGTTCTTCGAAGCTCGTCTTCCTAAGAAAGGTTTCTCGCAGACTATAATTGATATATATCTTCTCTATGAAAGCGTCATCAAACACACCGACTGAAGAAATCtgcatcatatatttttttttggcgaGAAAAAGATTGTTAATAGCAAGCAACTGTAAGATAAATGGAGATCTAAGACACCTAATCAGCTTCGTTCCATGTTGAGCATTAAAATATGTGGCAGAAATTGTCAAGTCATGCATGATTGGAATCGGTCAGGAGTCT contains these protein-coding regions:
- the LOC140857820 gene encoding myb-related protein MYBAS1-like, whose translation is MTSRATLVVPIKGVERAPKLSNYSASGSGVVAGQKEELWKALRRKGRREGRGKVMVKEETRKGPWTEQEDLQLVWFVGLFGERRWDFLAKVSGLNRTGKSCRLRWVNYLHPGLKRGRMTPQEQHLVLELHAKWGNRWSLIARKLPGRTDNEIKNYWRTHMRKKAQEGKRSASSLSPSSSSSSNLSSSLSDPPLEEIDVEKHERDGMIEGTSVMTVTGLEENGEGVKGYPMDQIWNDIATSELVSDLSFEGYKDEAGDFSCPPVSSPIWDYCSDSLWKIDDDEFKTFAPMADNTIRES